The Lichenihabitans psoromatis genome contains a region encoding:
- a CDS encoding polyhydroxyalkanoate depolymerase: MKLSYQMYEAAHLAMAPARALSDAAFLWAKNPINPFSYTAYGKNIAAGAELFERMTRRYGKPLFGLDRTSIDGREVAVTERVVWDRPFCRVVNFVREGEIAVERRSKLLIVAPMSGHYATLLRGTVEAFLPDYDVYITDWSDARMVPLALGSFDLDDYIDTLIEISRFLSGPSSAKLHTLGVCQPAVPLIAAAALMGADNDPLAPASMVLMGGPIDTRRSPTAVNKMAEDRGTEWFRANCLETVPFPYPGAGRRVYPGFLQLSGFMAMNMDRHVNAHQDMFYNLVRGDGDAAEKHRDFYDEYLSVMDLTAEFYMQTIETVFVRQALPKGEMVSRNRRVDLSQIRSTALMTVEGENDDISGLGQTQAAHDLCVGLPDEMKQHYVQMGVGHYGVFNGSRFRSQIAPRIVAFTRAIDAGHGALTLS; the protein is encoded by the coding sequence ATGAAGCTTTCCTATCAGATGTACGAAGCCGCCCATCTCGCGATGGCGCCGGCCCGGGCTTTGTCCGATGCGGCTTTTCTGTGGGCCAAGAACCCGATCAACCCATTCTCCTATACGGCCTATGGCAAGAATATCGCCGCTGGAGCCGAGCTTTTCGAGCGGATGACGCGGCGCTATGGCAAGCCGCTCTTCGGCCTTGACCGCACCAGCATCGATGGCCGCGAGGTTGCCGTCACCGAGCGCGTCGTGTGGGACCGACCGTTTTGCCGGGTGGTCAATTTCGTCCGTGAGGGCGAGATCGCGGTTGAACGGCGCTCCAAGCTGCTGATCGTCGCCCCGATGTCGGGTCACTACGCGACGCTGCTGCGCGGCACGGTTGAGGCATTCCTACCAGACTATGACGTGTATATCACCGATTGGTCGGATGCCCGGATGGTCCCGCTGGCGCTAGGCAGCTTCGACCTTGACGATTATATCGATACGCTCATCGAGATCAGCCGATTTCTGTCGGGTCCATCGAGCGCGAAGCTCCATACGCTCGGCGTCTGCCAGCCTGCTGTTCCCTTGATTGCCGCCGCCGCTTTGATGGGCGCCGACAACGATCCGCTCGCCCCGGCCTCGATGGTTTTGATGGGCGGCCCGATCGACACGCGGCGCAGCCCGACCGCAGTCAATAAAATGGCCGAGGATCGCGGGACGGAATGGTTTCGCGCCAATTGCCTCGAGACGGTCCCGTTTCCCTATCCAGGTGCCGGACGGCGTGTCTATCCGGGTTTCCTGCAACTCTCCGGCTTTATGGCCATGAACATGGACCGGCACGTCAATGCCCACCAGGACATGTTTTACAATCTCGTGCGTGGCGATGGCGATGCCGCCGAGAAGCATCGGGACTTCTACGACGAATATCTGTCCGTTATGGATCTGACGGCGGAGTTCTACATGCAGACGATCGAGACGGTTTTCGTCCGACAGGCCTTGCCCAAGGGCGAGATGGTGTCGCGCAACCGCCGGGTCGACCTGTCGCAGATCCGCAGCACGGCGCTGATGACCGTCGAAGGTGAGAACGACGACATTTCCGGCCTCGGTCAAACGCAGGCGGCGCATGATCTTTGCGTCGGGCTGCCGGACGAGATGAAGCAGCATTACGTGCAGATGGGTGTCGGGCATTATGGCGTGTTCAATGGATCGCGCTTTCGGAGCCAGATCGCGCCGCGGATCGTCGCTTTCACGCGCGCAATCGACGCCGGACACGGCGCGTTAACCCTTTCTTAA